Part of the Nitrospirota bacterium genome is shown below.
TGTTAATGATAAAGCATCTCTGAAAGCTGTGCTCGCTTCATCAAAAGATACACCATGGATTTTGATATTTTTTCTTGCTTTGTCTGTATCCCATTCAAATAGAAGCATATTTCGTCATTTTTTGTCTCAGTATACCTGTTGTAGATGGGTCTGACAATAGCTGATGTATTGCCTATTTTGGTGCATAACGCTAAAATCAGCGGCGGCTTTTAGCCGTCCGCTGGAGTGATTTGTTAGACGGTTTCTTTTCTATCTGCTCATAGGATAGATGGGGGAGGCTTGCTTGCTTGCGGGCATGCTCAATCGTCATGGCAACCAAATTGCCAGATGTATCGAGGTCGATGTAAATATTTTCGTTTATCTCCTTGGTCTCCGCAACTTCCAAGTCAGAAAACTCCACTAAGGCCGTATCGGTATCTGAAAAATATTTTATTTTCATTTCTCTTCTCCCTTAAAACTCCTATCAAAGAAAGCATTATGAACCGTCTTTCCGTCTGGAAGCAGGATGACGCGGAGAAACTTTCCTTCCTCCTTGATCTTTTTCCACTTTCGGATTCT
Proteins encoded:
- a CDS encoding DUF2283 domain-containing protein, which translates into the protein MKIKYFSDTDTALVEFSDLEVAETKEINENIYIDLDTSGNLVAMTIEHARKQASLPHLSYEQIEKKPSNKSLQRTAKSRR